The region GATCTGATAAAGAGCTGTACCACTTTTTAAGTATAGCATTAGGATCTTCCTTTGAATTGGAAACGCAATTGATTATTGCTAAAGAGTTTAATTATATAAGCCAGGAAAAGCTGGATGAAACCAGCACAATAATTACAGAGATACAAAAAATGGTATATGGCTTGCAAAAAAGCCTCACCACCTAAAAAAATCTTGATACTTGATACTAACTACTTGATACTAAGAAAAAACAAAATGAGCACACAAACTAAATCAGATCCTACTATATTCATCATTTTTGGTGGCACGGGGGATTTAAATTCACGGAAAATTGCGCCGGCCCTGTATAATCTATTTTTAGATGGATGGCTGCCAAAACAATATTCCATTATAGGAACCGGTCGTACCAAACTGACTGACGAGCAATTCCGCGAGAACTTGCATAACGATATCAATCAGTTTTCGCGCAGCGGTAAAGTTGACGAGAAAAAATGGGCCGACTTTGTAAAAAACATCTATTACCAGGTATCAGATGCCAACGATTTTGAAACTTATAAAGAGTTTGGCAAGCGTATCGAAAAACATAACGCAGATTGGAAAGTTAAAGCCAACGTTATATTTTACCTGGCTGTAGCACCAAACTTCTTCCCGATCATCGCCTCGAACATATCAAAAGCCAAACTGGCCGACGATAAGAAACGCGTACGTATCATCATCGAGAAACCATTTGGTCACGATCTGGAAACCGCCAAAGAGCTAAACAAGCTATTGTCTGGTATTTTTGACGAGTCACAGATCTATCGTATTGATCATTACCTGGGTAAAGAAACCGTTCAGAATATTATGGCTTTCCGCTTTGCCAACTCCATTATGGAGCCACTCTGGAACCGTAATTATATTGAGCACGTACAGATCTCGGTTACCGAGCAACTGGGTGTGGAAGAACGGGGCGACTATTACGACGGATCTGGCGCTATGCGCGACATGATCCAGAATCACTTATTGCAGCTGCTTTGCCACATAGCCATGGAACCACCGGTAAGCTTTAGCGCCGACGAAGTGCGCGACCGCAAGGTTGACGTATTGAAAGCCATGCGCAAATTTGGTCCGGAAGATGTACGTAATTCGGCCGTTAGGGGTCAGTACGGCAGCGGCTGGATGAAAGGTAAAGAAGTACCGGGCTATCGCGAAGAGCCAAAAGTTAATCCGGAATCAAACACCGAAACTTTTGCCGCTATCAAATTCTTTATTGATAACTGGCGCTGGCAAGGTGTGCCGTTTTACCTGCGTACAGGTAAACGTATGCACCAGTCGTCATCGGTTATTACCATTCAGTTTAAGGATGTTCCTCACCTGATATTCCCTACCGAAGCCGCCGAAAGCTGGCAGCAAAACAGGCTCATCATCAGCATACAGCCCGAAATGAGCATTCGTTTGCAGGTACAGGCCAAGCGCCCGGGTATTGACATGGTGCTGAACGCCGTGGATATGGTGTTTGATTACAAAGGCACCTATACCAACCAGGCACCAGAAGCTTATGAAACGCTGATACTGGATACCATGCTGGGCGATCAAACCCTGTTTATGCGTGGCGACCAGGTAGAGGCCGCATGGGAACTGGTAATGCCGATCCTGAGCACCTGGCAAAATAAAAAGAGCCTGAATTTCCCTAACTATTCTGCTGATTCATGGGGACCGGAAGCCGCCGAAGCACTCATTGCCCGCGACGGATTTACCTGGTTCACCCTGCCGGTAAATGGGAAAAAAAGTTAATAAGTAATTAGGGCTGCGTTGTTCGAAGTCTCTGACTTCGGACGACTATGTTTGTAGTCTTCAGACTACATGATAATAAGAGATAAGGAGTTATGCCTGTAGTTGCAAACTACAGGCATAATCGTTCGAAGTCATAGGCTTCGAACAGCGAAGAAGAAATAATAATGAGAGTGATAAGTTTGAGGGTTAGTTTTGTGTTTTATTAAAGGAAAGCATACAGAACGGACTACTCACAACTCTCTACTCACAACTCACTACTATGAAATTAAATGTTTTTAATACTGCTGATGAGGTACTAACCGGGTTGGCAGATTATTTTATTAAGATAGGTAACGAGTCCATCACCGAAAGAGGTAAGTTTACCGTGGCTTTATCTGGCGGGAGCTCGCCAAAAAAACTGTATGAGCTGCTGGCTTCTACCTCCTATGCCGACCAGCTGGACTGGGAAAAAGTATTTTTCTTTTTTGGCGATGAGCGTAATGTACCGCAGGATCATAAAGACAGCAATTACCTGATGGCTAAAAAGGCACTGTTTGAGCCTTTACTGATTAGTCCGGCGAATGTATTTGCTGTTGATACCACCTTTGAACCGGCTGAAGCCGCCGCCAAATACTGGAACCTGATCAGCACGTTCTTTGATGAGGATGAACCAAGCTTTGACCTGGTATTGTTAGGTTTAGGAGATAACTCGCACACTGCTTCCCTATTTCCACATACACCGGTATTACATGATACCAAACCAGGCGTAAAAGAAGTTTGGCTGGAAGATCAGCAGGTATGGCGCATTACGCTGAATGCCCCGCTCATCAACGAAGGGCGTTATATCGCGTTCCTGGTTTATGGCGAAGGTAAAGCTATCGCGGTACACCATGTACTGGAAGATGACGAGGATATTGAAGAATATCCAGCGCAGCTGATCGATTCTATCGCCGGTGAAACCCTATGGTTCCTAGACGAAGCCGCTGCCGCTGATCTGGAAGAGCAGGAATAATATCTGAACCCTGATTTTAGGACTAGACGATTTTTCTGATAAAAGAATACTGTAGAGACGCATATTATGCGTCTCTTTTTTTGTGGGATAATACAGCGCCTGTCGTCTTACTTGCGCTCGTTTGCAACGAGTGCTTATTGTGGTTAGGCGATTGCATCGCCCTTGCGTTTTAAACGCAAACCCATGTTAAGCACTCGTTGCAAACGATCGCAAGATCGCAAGATCGAATTGATCCGGAAAAAGCAACAGCCCGTGCGATTCCTTCCCTCGGGAAGGGGAGGAAGGGGTTTCGCAAACAGGTAAGTCCTTCTCATGCGGTGATCTCTAAAATATCCTGACCCTATTACAAACTCATCAATAACTAACTAAAACTGTGTTAAAATTTGTTAAAAAGTGTTAAAATGGCCTTTTTTGAATGAGTTTTAGAGATAAAATGGCTCAAAAAATGTTAAAATTTGTTAAAATACAAGGTCAAAATGACCTTTTGTAGACAATGCTGATTTGTGCCTGTGTTTGAATTTTGTAACTTTGGATATGGCAACAGAAACACTCGAAGATTTTTACCTCAATAAATTTGACTGGCTGCCCAATAACCTGCAGCAAAACATCGGTCACTTTAACGTTTTCAGGATTGAGGACTGTATTGGCCCTAATGCCAAGCCGGTTACCTATAGCCGCAGGAGCTTTTATAAGGTGAGCCTGATGCGCGGCGATAATATTATTCACTATGCCGATAAAAGCATTACGCTGTCTGGTACTTCGCTGATGTTTTTTAGTCCGCATGTGCCTTATACCTTTGAACATATGTCTGATGACCGTACAGGGTTCTTCTGCATCTTCACCGAAGCTTTCTTTACCGAGCGTTTCCGGGGTGGTTTAAGCGAACTGCCGATGTTTGCCCTGGGCGCCAAGCCGGTATATAATTTAAATGATGATCAGGACCGTTATGTGACCGGATTGTTTACCAAGATGCTGGATGAAATAGGTTCCGATTACGATTTTAAATATGATCTGATCCGCAATTATGTGACAGAAATGGCTTACTATGCCCTTAAAACACAGCCGTCAGAAAATGTGTATAAGCACGCGGATGCCAAAAGCCGCATCACCTCGATATTTACAGAGCTGCTGGAACGTCAGTTCCCGATAGAGAACCCTGCGCAGCGGTTTTCCCTGCGTTCGGCTAATGATTTTGCTCAGCGTTTGTCGGTACACGTTAATCACCTCAATCGTGCCATCCGCGAAACCACCGGCAGAACCACAACCGATCACATAGCCGATCGTTTGCTGAGCGAAGCCAAATCGCTCCTCAAGCACACCGATTGGAATATATCAGAAATAGGTTACTGTCTGGGCTTTGAAGAGCCTACACATTTCAATAACTTTTTCAAGAAACAAACGCAGCTTACGCCATCGTCATTCAGGAATATTTAATTCCCAATGCGGTCGAAGGGCTCGCTTTTAACCCACGCGTCATTGCGAGGCACGAAGCAATCCCCAATTTACAGAGTCGCTCTGTATAGCATAGAGATTGCTTCGTGCCTCGCAATGACGCTTGGGGAATTGTCCATTATATGAAGTCTCAAATGTGGCCTTCCTTTTGTTTTCGTCGCAGCAATTCGTTATATTTGTTATAACCGCGCTGTATATCCCTCTCCAAAGCCAAATTAAAATAGAGTGCCAAAATTGAAATTGTTTGAATTTTGTAACCATTGGTTTGATTGACGTAATGCACAGGCCTGCCTGCTAGCCTACCTTTGTTCTATCAATTAGAACAAAAATGGACAACAACAAAAAAGTATGGTTTATTACTGGTGCTTCCAAAGGATTTGGACTCAGCTTAGTAAAACAATTATTGGATGCTGGTCAGCTTGTTGCCGCCACCTCCAGAAATCAAGAGGAGTTAATAAAAGCAGTTAACACCCCAAACAATAATAACTTTTTACCGCTACAGGTTAACCTGGTGAACGAAGCCAGTGTATCCCTGGCCCTGCAGCATACTTATGAAACTTTCGGCCAGATAGATGTAGTGATCAACAATGCCGGTTATGGCATGGGTGGCGCTATTGAAGAACTGACCGATAAAGAAGCCCGCCAGGCATTTGATGTAAATGTATTTGCTACCCTCAACGTCATCAGGTTTGCGATGCCTTATTTACGCAAACAGCGTTCGGGTCATATTATCAATATCTCGTCAATAGCCGGTATTGCCCCGGGAACCGGCTGGGCTATTTATGGTGCTGCTAAATACGCGGTTATCGGTCTGTCGGAAGTGTTGGCCGCAGATGTAAAAGCCTTGGGTATAAAAGTTACAGTAGTTGCGCCAGGCGCTTTCAGGACTAGCTTCCTGACCCCTGATTCACTAAGCATGACCGAAAATCCGATAGCTGATTATGCGGATGTACGGGAAACTCATGCCAAGTACCTGAAAATGGATGGCGAGCAGGCAGGTGATCCGGAAAAAGCTGCCGCATCCATCATCAAAGTTGTTGGTTTGGAGAATCCCCCATTGCATTTACTGTTAGGCGGCGATGCCTACAACCGGGCCTTAACCAAATTGGATTCGATGTACAAAGAGATCCACGAGTGGGAAGAGCTTACCTGTTCAACTGACCTTGAACACGATTTGAAGGTTAATTAAAAACACCATCTCAACCCTATATCTATTAAAACACATTTAAAAACAAGAAAATGAGCAATAAAAAAGTTTGGTTTGTAACCGGCGCCTCTAAAGGCCTGGGACTCTCCTTAGTGAAAAAATTATTAAAAGAAGGCTATCAGGTAGCCGCTACCTCCAGAAGCCTGAGCGACCTGAATAAAGCCGTTGGTACTCATAGCGATCAGTTTTTGCCGCTGGCCGTAAATATCAAAAATGAAGAAAGTGTACAGGAAGCCATTGAACTGACCGTAAGCACTTTTGGTAAAATTGATGTGGTGGTTAACAACGCTGGTTATGGCCTGGTTGGCGGTCTGGAGGAATTAACAGATCAGGAAGCCCGTGACAATTTTGATGTCAACGTATTCGGCTCCCTAAATGTTATTCGTAAGGCATTGCCATATCTGCGCAAACAGCAGTCGGGTCATATCCTTAATATATCATCAATAGGTGGCTTTACCGGCAGCTTTCCGGGTTTCGGCATCTATTGTGCTACCAAGTTTGCCGTAAATGGTTTTTCTGAGTCATTAGCCGAAGAAGTGAAGCCGTTTGGTATTAAAGTAACTATAGTACAACCTGGCTATTTCCGCACCAACTTCCTGTCAGAAGGTTCGTTGGTAGCACCTAAACACCAGATAGATGCTTATCAAAATGTGCGCGCTTCGCAAGATCTGCACCAGAACGAACTGAATCAGCAGCAAGCCGGAGATCCGGATAAGGCAGCGGATGCTATGATTGAAATTGTAAATGCCGAAAACCCACCGGTTAATTTGTTTTTGGGCGAGGATGCTTACAATGCAGCAAATAATAAGATAGCTTCTGTTCAGGGCGATTTGGAAGCCTGGAAAGATTTAACAACCTCAACAGCAATAGTATAAATATGGAAAAGGATCAACATATAGGCGTTTGGGTAACAAGTGATGGTTACATACGCCACGAGTTATTACCAAACGGCCGTTATGTTGAGGCCCGCGGTAACCGGAAGATGGCCTACACCGGCTTTTACAGCATCAGAGGTAAGCATATCGAATACCTGGACGACACGGGTTTTACCGCTGATGGTGATTTTGATGGTAACGTGTTTTACCATGCGGGCATGGTATTGTATAAAGAATCGGCATAAATTGAAAATTTATCAACAAAAGTGGAACTGAATAAAAAGACTTGATAATGAAAGGGGGCTTTATTTATCTTTATAGAAATTCTAACCCCAATATAATATGAGTTTTCAAGATCAGATCAGTTCGATATTTGTGGAGGAAAGCCAGATACCGGCCGAATTCCAAATAGCAGAAGTGCATCAGCGTGAATACCTGTGTGATGGCGAGATGAAGCCCTGGAACGGGCCTGTGACCGAGGTGTATTCGCCTGTTTGTTTCCCCGGCCCGGATGGGTTTAAACGCAAGCTGATAGGTACTTATCCTATCTGCACCGAAACAGAAGCCAATGACGCTTTAGAGGCAGCCATTGCTGCCTATGACCACGGTCGTGGTGAATGGCCTACCATGAGCATTGATGGTCGCATCAAGTGTATGGAACGGTTCATTTATAAAATGATCGAACAACGCACGTTGGTAGTAAAGCTCCTGATGTGGGAGATTGGCAAATCATACGGCGACTCGGCAAAAGAGTTTGACCGTACCATCGAATACATCAACGCTACTATTGATGCCCTAAAGGCGCTCGACCGTAAATCATCCCGCTTTGAAATGGCCGAAGGACTGATCGCCCAGATCCGCCGTTCGCCGCTTGGTGTGGTGCTGTGTATGGGGCCGTTCAACTATCCGCTTAACGAAACTTTTACCACCCTGATCCCCGCCCTTATCATGGGCAATACCATTTTATTTAAACCACCAAAACATGGTACGCTACTGCATTACCCGTTGTTAAGGGCTTTTCAGGAATCGTTCCCTAAAGGTGTGGTGAATACAGTTTATGGTCGAGGGGCCGTGGTTACTCCGGGACTAATGCAAACCGGCAAAGTGAATGTGCTGGCCTTTATTGGCTCCAGCAAAGTGGCTAATGATTTGAAAAAACGTCACCCTAAAATAAACCGTTTACGTGCGGTGTTGAGTCTGGATGCCAAGAATGCTGCTATCGTAACCAAAAATGCCGATCTGCAGCTGGCCGTGAGCGAATGTGTTTTAGGTGCTTTATCATTTAACGGGCAACGTTGTACAGCCATCAAAGTAATATTTGTACATAAAGATATAGCCGATGAGTTTTTAAAACTACTGAGAGAAGCCGTATCCAAACTGAAATTTGGCCTGCCATGGGATAAAGATGTAAAACTAACCCCGATGCCGGAGCCGAATAAAGCCGAATCATTAACAGAAATGGTTGACGATGCCATAGCTCATGGTGCAAAAATTATCAATGAAAATGGCGGCGAAAGCGTAGCCTCGTTCTATTACCCGGCTATAGTTTACCCGGTGAACGAAAAAATGAAGTTGTACCGCGAAGAGCAGTTTGGCCCTATTATCCCGGTAATTCCGTTTGAATCGATAGAAGAACCTATCGAATACCAGATAGATTCGCCGCATGGTATGCAGGTGAGTATATTTAGTAACGATGCCCAGGAGATATCATCGTTGATTGATCCGTTTGTGAACCTGGTAAGCCGTGTAAATATCAACAGCCAGTGTCAACGCGGGCCGGATGTATTTCCGTTTACCGGTCGTAAGGATAGTGCCGAAGGTACGCTTTCGGTATTTGATGCTCTGCGGGCGTTTTCTATACGCTCTTTAGTAGCCACCAAACTAAATGAAACCAATAAACAAATTATCAACGAAATTGTGAACGGCAGCGACTCCAATTTCCTGAGTACGAAGTTTATATTGTAGATAAAATAAAAAAACATGTCATTGCGAGGAGGAACGACGAAGCAATCTCCTCGCATGCATAAACTCGAGGAGATTATTAATGCTATTAATTGTTTTTTTTAAAGGTATTAATGAGCTCCCGTTGGTCGGTTGTCCACGCTGCGCTCGCAATGACATGGTTTATATTATTTGATAAGGAGACTTAGCATACCTGTTAATTAACTCTATCAGCAATAAATTAGGCACCCAGCTTAAAAAAGCAATGATGACGTAATTGTTCTCGAAATTTACGCCATTGCCTAAAACGGTAAACAGCCATATATAAAAGCGCAGTGTAACTGCGGCAAAGGCCAGCGCGTAACTGCGGCGCATCATTTTAACATGCTCATCTATTTTGCCATTCTTTATCAGCAGAAAGGCAGATAAGGTAAAAGCCACCCACAAGGTATTTTGTATTAAAAAGGAAGCAAACACGCCTTTGCCCCGGTTAATGAACAGCGTCATGACATACGCACCCGGCGCTGCAAAAAACAAAACGCCGAAAACATATAGTTTACCCAGTACCTTATGCAGCGGACGATTACTGTATACCTTTTTTGAAAACTGGAAAAAGCCGGCCAGCAAAATAATACTGCTGCCAAAAATATGACAGTAAAAGGCCGGCATATACCAGCCCGTTTTGATAGCAGCCTGCTTAAAGCCCAGGAAAACGGTATTCTGCTTAAAGTTCAGATATTGAACAAAGGTACCCATGCTCAATATCGCAATCCAAAAGAAGGCGAAATACCTTAATAAACGTGCTGTAATACTCATTTAGCCGCTAACGTATTACTCTTTTGCGCATTTAGTTTGCTGTTGATAAAGCTGATATTATACTTGTCAATTACGGTTAAAGAGTCATCAACGCTTTCGTTTTTACGGTCTCCTTCGTCAAAAAACCTGTATTTAAAGGCGTCTTTCCATTTCTGATTCTTGAATTTATAATTGTATGATGCATATATCTCGTTCTTGACGTACTGCAAAATTTCTGGCGTTAAATGGTCAATGGTTTTATTTTGCGGATGCTCATAGTTGCCATTGCTAATCACGTAGCAGCCTTGCAGATAAGTATCATCCATTTTAACATACTTGGTAAAGGAAAAAGTCCTTTTGTTATCCAAAGCCGTGAGTTTACCATCTTTTATTTGCAGATAGTGATAGTATGGCCCTTCGCTTAGAGTTTCACTGGTGTCTGACAAAGGCTGATAAAATTGTGATGTGGTTTTAAATTCAAACAACGAATCATTAATTGCCCTTAGTGTGTTTTCATTGCATAAACCAGATAGTTTGCCGCCACCTTCTTCGATACCCATATAAGCATTTACATTAAAGCCCAGGATGCGGTTTTGTTTTTTGTCGACAAAGAGCATTTCTTTGGTTGTATAAAGGCCTGATCGTCCACCCAGGTAATCATCAACAACAGAATAGAAGGCGCTTTCAAACCAATTGTCGCTTGGTTTCTTTGCACCATCAAAAGTAACAGCCATGCTTAAACTGCCTTCGCCTTCACCATCGTTCATGCTTTTTACCCCCTTCCTTAACGGGTTCTGAAAGTTGAGGAACCTGGAAACGATCAGCCAATCGGAAAGATAAGTGGGGGGAATAATGATAGAGGTTGTTGTTTCCCGGCTGTTAAACTCCATGATACCGTTTGAACTTTTATCAGACAGGTTGAACGATGATCCATAAGCTTTTATCTTGGGTAAAAGGTCAGCTATTTTAAGGTCGACCAGTTTTTCGCTTATGCTCAGATCTTTTTTCAGGTAAAAATAGTCATCTTGTTTTTTGAGCAAAGCCAGGTTTTCATCATCATTCAGGGGATACAGCTGATCATAATCAGCAGGTACTATTGCCTTGCCCTGCAGGTCAAAAAAGCCTCTTTTGGTGCCTTTTTCAACCTCTATCAATCCGTCTACGGTTCCGCCGATATTGTGTATCACATCATATTGCGGAGGAATGATCTCTTTAAGCTCAGGATTTACAAGTCCCATCTGGTGGGTGGGCATTTTACCTTCCTTGTTATCGCTTCCCCAGTAAACACCTTCTTCAAGGCGGCTTTTGGACACGTAATAATAGGTTTTACCGTCAATATGTTCGAACCATATAACGGTATCATATTTAGTTTTTAATTGTTCGGCTGCCTTAAAGGCGGCCAGAGTAATGGGAGCGTAAATATCTTTCTCAGGTATGGTTTTGTTGATCACTTTATTTTGAAAAGCTATATAGCCCTTTACAAAATCGGTTGCATTAACCTGACTTATTTTGTATTGATGATTGCCAGTTTTGTGGATAGTAAATACAATGCTTGCTTTTTCGGCCGGTAAGGCATCATGAGTAAAGTTTGCCACAACATTGGCGGTAGCCAGTTCGGGGTTTATAAATTTAACAGAGGCGTCCTCGGTGTTTAGGTTTACCTTAAAAATAGGTTTTTCTTTACCACCGGTATTGGTTTTATTGGTAAGTACTTTCAATAGTGTTTTTACCAGGCGGCTTTTTTGGTCGGCCTCAAAATATAAACTTGCCGAATCAATATTCCCGGCCTGTATTTGCGTGTTAAAGGCGGTTAAAAATTGAGTTATTTCGCCTTTTTCGGGCTTGCTTAAGTACTTACTGCGGATAAATAAAAAGCCGCACGCCAAAATAACAGCGGCAACTATTACTATAATTATAGGTTTAGTTTTCATACAACCAAGGTAAAGTATTTTTTTAAATAGAAAAAGATCGCCAAAAACCGATGAGGCTCAGAGGGATAGAATGGTGTTATATAACATTGATGTGGTATAGATAAAATTGATGTGGTATAGATTTTTAGAATTAATGACCTTGTTAGAAAAGTGTATATTTGTTGCATAAATAATAATAAAATACACGATATGTTAACGATAGGACAAAAATTCCCTCAATTTTCTAAAACCGCTGTAGTAAGTCTTGAAAAAGGTAAAGAGTTTGAAACATTAACTTCTGAGTACCTGGTGAATGACGATAACGTTTGGACTGTAATGTTCTGGTGGCCAAAAGATTTTACTTTTGTGTGCCCAACAGAAATTGCTGAATTCAACAAAAACTTT is a window of Mucilaginibacter inviolabilis DNA encoding:
- a CDS encoding four helix bundle protein; its protein translation is MHNFKELKVWKAGIEISKIVFQLCKALPAEEKYGLISQMIRSAISIPSNIAEGCGRRSDKELYHFLSIALGSSFELETQLIIAKEFNYISQEKLDETSTIITEIQKMVYGLQKSLTT
- the zwf gene encoding glucose-6-phosphate dehydrogenase; its protein translation is MSTQTKSDPTIFIIFGGTGDLNSRKIAPALYNLFLDGWLPKQYSIIGTGRTKLTDEQFRENLHNDINQFSRSGKVDEKKWADFVKNIYYQVSDANDFETYKEFGKRIEKHNADWKVKANVIFYLAVAPNFFPIIASNISKAKLADDKKRVRIIIEKPFGHDLETAKELNKLLSGIFDESQIYRIDHYLGKETVQNIMAFRFANSIMEPLWNRNYIEHVQISVTEQLGVEERGDYYDGSGAMRDMIQNHLLQLLCHIAMEPPVSFSADEVRDRKVDVLKAMRKFGPEDVRNSAVRGQYGSGWMKGKEVPGYREEPKVNPESNTETFAAIKFFIDNWRWQGVPFYLRTGKRMHQSSSVITIQFKDVPHLIFPTEAAESWQQNRLIISIQPEMSIRLQVQAKRPGIDMVLNAVDMVFDYKGTYTNQAPEAYETLILDTMLGDQTLFMRGDQVEAAWELVMPILSTWQNKKSLNFPNYSADSWGPEAAEALIARDGFTWFTLPVNGKKS
- the pgl gene encoding 6-phosphogluconolactonase, whose protein sequence is MKLNVFNTADEVLTGLADYFIKIGNESITERGKFTVALSGGSSPKKLYELLASTSYADQLDWEKVFFFFGDERNVPQDHKDSNYLMAKKALFEPLLISPANVFAVDTTFEPAEAAAKYWNLISTFFDEDEPSFDLVLLGLGDNSHTASLFPHTPVLHDTKPGVKEVWLEDQQVWRITLNAPLINEGRYIAFLVYGEGKAIAVHHVLEDDEDIEEYPAQLIDSIAGETLWFLDEAAAADLEEQE
- a CDS encoding helix-turn-helix domain-containing protein — translated: MATETLEDFYLNKFDWLPNNLQQNIGHFNVFRIEDCIGPNAKPVTYSRRSFYKVSLMRGDNIIHYADKSITLSGTSLMFFSPHVPYTFEHMSDDRTGFFCIFTEAFFTERFRGGLSELPMFALGAKPVYNLNDDQDRYVTGLFTKMLDEIGSDYDFKYDLIRNYVTEMAYYALKTQPSENVYKHADAKSRITSIFTELLERQFPIENPAQRFSLRSANDFAQRLSVHVNHLNRAIRETTGRTTTDHIADRLLSEAKSLLKHTDWNISEIGYCLGFEEPTHFNNFFKKQTQLTPSSFRNI
- a CDS encoding SDR family NAD(P)-dependent oxidoreductase — encoded protein: MDNNKKVWFITGASKGFGLSLVKQLLDAGQLVAATSRNQEELIKAVNTPNNNNFLPLQVNLVNEASVSLALQHTYETFGQIDVVINNAGYGMGGAIEELTDKEARQAFDVNVFATLNVIRFAMPYLRKQRSGHIINISSIAGIAPGTGWAIYGAAKYAVIGLSEVLAADVKALGIKVTVVAPGAFRTSFLTPDSLSMTENPIADYADVRETHAKYLKMDGEQAGDPEKAAASIIKVVGLENPPLHLLLGGDAYNRALTKLDSMYKEIHEWEELTCSTDLEHDLKVN
- a CDS encoding SDR family oxidoreductase; this translates as MSNKKVWFVTGASKGLGLSLVKKLLKEGYQVAATSRSLSDLNKAVGTHSDQFLPLAVNIKNEESVQEAIELTVSTFGKIDVVVNNAGYGLVGGLEELTDQEARDNFDVNVFGSLNVIRKALPYLRKQQSGHILNISSIGGFTGSFPGFGIYCATKFAVNGFSESLAEEVKPFGIKVTIVQPGYFRTNFLSEGSLVAPKHQIDAYQNVRASQDLHQNELNQQQAGDPDKAADAMIEIVNAENPPVNLFLGEDAYNAANNKIASVQGDLEAWKDLTTSTAIV
- a CDS encoding Atu4866 domain-containing protein, which produces MEKDQHIGVWVTSDGYIRHELLPNGRYVEARGNRKMAYTGFYSIRGKHIEYLDDTGFTADGDFDGNVFYHAGMVLYKESA
- a CDS encoding NADP-dependent glyceraldehyde-3-phosphate dehydrogenase, whose protein sequence is MSFQDQISSIFVEESQIPAEFQIAEVHQREYLCDGEMKPWNGPVTEVYSPVCFPGPDGFKRKLIGTYPICTETEANDALEAAIAAYDHGRGEWPTMSIDGRIKCMERFIYKMIEQRTLVVKLLMWEIGKSYGDSAKEFDRTIEYINATIDALKALDRKSSRFEMAEGLIAQIRRSPLGVVLCMGPFNYPLNETFTTLIPALIMGNTILFKPPKHGTLLHYPLLRAFQESFPKGVVNTVYGRGAVVTPGLMQTGKVNVLAFIGSSKVANDLKKRHPKINRLRAVLSLDAKNAAIVTKNADLQLAVSECVLGALSFNGQRCTAIKVIFVHKDIADEFLKLLREAVSKLKFGLPWDKDVKLTPMPEPNKAESLTEMVDDAIAHGAKIINENGGESVASFYYPAIVYPVNEKMKLYREEQFGPIIPVIPFESIEEPIEYQIDSPHGMQVSIFSNDAQEISSLIDPFVNLVSRVNINSQCQRGPDVFPFTGRKDSAEGTLSVFDALRAFSIRSLVATKLNETNKQIINEIVNGSDSNFLSTKFIL
- a CDS encoding DUF2306 domain-containing protein, which produces MSITARLLRYFAFFWIAILSMGTFVQYLNFKQNTVFLGFKQAAIKTGWYMPAFYCHIFGSSIILLAGFFQFSKKVYSNRPLHKVLGKLYVFGVLFFAAPGAYVMTLFINRGKGVFASFLIQNTLWVAFTLSAFLLIKNGKIDEHVKMMRRSYALAFAAVTLRFYIWLFTVLGNGVNFENNYVIIAFLSWVPNLLLIELINRYAKSPYQII
- a CDS encoding WG repeat-containing protein is translated as MKTKPIIIVIVAAVILACGFLFIRSKYLSKPEKGEITQFLTAFNTQIQAGNIDSASLYFEADQKSRLVKTLLKVLTNKTNTGGKEKPIFKVNLNTEDASVKFINPELATANVVANFTHDALPAEKASIVFTIHKTGNHQYKISQVNATDFVKGYIAFQNKVINKTIPEKDIYAPITLAAFKAAEQLKTKYDTVIWFEHIDGKTYYYVSKSRLEEGVYWGSDNKEGKMPTHQMGLVNPELKEIIPPQYDVIHNIGGTVDGLIEVEKGTKRGFFDLQGKAIVPADYDQLYPLNDDENLALLKKQDDYFYLKKDLSISEKLVDLKIADLLPKIKAYGSSFNLSDKSSNGIMEFNSRETTTSIIIPPTYLSDWLIVSRFLNFQNPLRKGVKSMNDGEGEGSLSMAVTFDGAKKPSDNWFESAFYSVVDDYLGGRSGLYTTKEMLFVDKKQNRILGFNVNAYMGIEEGGGKLSGLCNENTLRAINDSLFEFKTTSQFYQPLSDTSETLSEGPYYHYLQIKDGKLTALDNKRTFSFTKYVKMDDTYLQGCYVISNGNYEHPQNKTIDHLTPEILQYVKNEIYASYNYKFKNQKWKDAFKYRFFDEGDRKNESVDDSLTVIDKYNISFINSKLNAQKSNTLAAK